A section of the Solitalea canadensis DSM 3403 genome encodes:
- a CDS encoding murein L,D-transpeptidase catalytic domain family protein, which translates to MKSKVGISLLLVFTLLSGNTYSEYYLNSKVNAALTVTEKKADESAIEAELIYSTVGLDRYINKDIWNYALIGFRKINPQKQILAIIDFNKPSNEERLFIVDVAKKVLLFHTLVAHGKNSGGEYATNFSNTEGSLKSSLGFYLTGQTIISPKHGYAMLLNGLERGINDNARDREIIVHSADYVSQSFIARNGMLGRSWGCPALPKELNKQIIDVIKGGAVLFIAGNNQSYYQKSAYLH; encoded by the coding sequence ATGAAAAGTAAAGTAGGGATATCATTATTATTGGTTTTCACACTTTTATCAGGAAATACCTACTCAGAGTATTACCTGAATTCTAAGGTCAACGCAGCTCTAACAGTAACAGAAAAGAAAGCTGACGAGAGTGCCATTGAGGCCGAATTAATCTACAGTACAGTAGGACTAGACCGCTATATTAATAAAGATATCTGGAATTATGCACTAATTGGTTTCAGAAAGATAAATCCTCAAAAACAAATATTAGCAATTATAGATTTTAATAAGCCTTCAAATGAAGAGCGTCTATTTATCGTAGATGTAGCTAAAAAAGTTTTATTGTTCCATACTTTGGTTGCACATGGTAAGAATTCGGGAGGTGAATACGCGACTAACTTTTCCAATACTGAGGGGTCATTGAAAAGTAGTTTAGGCTTTTATCTAACCGGTCAAACCATTATTAGCCCTAAACACGGTTATGCAATGTTATTGAATGGTTTGGAAAGAGGAATTAATGATAATGCTCGTGATCGTGAAATAATTGTACATTCAGCAGATTATGTTTCACAATCATTCATTGCCCGCAATGGCATGTTAGGTCGCAGTTGGGGATGTCCGGCTTTGCCTAAAGAACTTAATAAGCAAATTATCGATGTGATAAAGGGAGGTGCAGTATTGTTTATTGCTGGAAATAACCAGTCTTATTATCAAAAATCAGCTTACTTGCATTAG
- a CDS encoding 6-hydroxymethylpterin diphosphokinase MptE-like protein: protein MIEKIVNAVFYQLRLFFVTIGSICKVLIRSKFGLKPPKARTEKCYILGNGPSLASSLEKLTTELHDRQNVLFAINSFSCAAVFTDLKPENYVFLDPFFSNYNGTDTPIESVKKTYEHLIGDVNWPLDLFVPATSAKNTFITSLPQLNKNIQLHFYNYVVFEGYEKIKFSFFKRNLAMPQCQNILAANIFIATNMQFKEIYILGADHSWHEQISVDEHNDVITQDKHFYNQQGKTINMKSRAFNSEEYGIHSFFNSLSKAFYSYKILARYARFRNVRVLNASEKSYIDAFDRI from the coding sequence ATGATTGAAAAAATTGTCAATGCTGTTTTTTATCAACTTAGATTATTCTTTGTTACCATAGGTTCTATATGTAAAGTGTTAATTCGCTCAAAATTTGGATTGAAGCCTCCAAAAGCACGCACTGAAAAATGCTACATCTTAGGTAATGGGCCATCATTAGCCTCCTCGCTTGAGAAATTAACCACTGAACTACATGATCGCCAAAATGTATTGTTTGCTATAAATAGCTTTTCTTGTGCAGCAGTTTTCACAGACCTTAAACCAGAAAATTACGTTTTCCTGGATCCCTTTTTTAGTAACTATAATGGAACAGACACCCCAATTGAGTCTGTTAAAAAAACATATGAGCACCTTATAGGAGATGTTAATTGGCCTTTGGACTTGTTTGTTCCCGCAACATCGGCAAAAAACACCTTTATAACGAGTCTTCCTCAACTAAATAAAAACATCCAACTTCATTTTTATAACTACGTTGTTTTTGAAGGCTACGAGAAAATTAAATTCAGCTTCTTTAAGCGCAATTTAGCGATGCCTCAATGCCAGAATATATTAGCTGCCAACATTTTCATAGCGACGAATATGCAATTCAAGGAAATCTATATTCTAGGAGCAGATCATTCATGGCATGAACAAATTTCTGTTGATGAACATAATGATGTCATTACCCAAGACAAGCATTTCTATAATCAGCAGGGGAAAACAATAAATATGAAAAGCAGGGCTTTTAATTCAGAGGAATATGGCATTCATAGCTTTTTTAACTCATTGTCGAAAGCATTTTATAGTTACAAAATTTTGGCCCGATATGCCCGATTCAGAAACGTGAGAGTACTTAATGCAAGCGAAAAAAGCTATATCGACGCATTTGATCGTATTTGA
- a CDS encoding YfhO family protein: MTQWFKKNWPNLLALLLFVVICFIYFSPVVQGKKLIQGDVMNAGSVQQEIMDYKKDGKGPLWTNSMFGGMPSYQIWTQYPANIASHVIDIWNKVFPNPINFVLLYLFGGFFLFRMLRFKPWLSFLGAIAIGFASYNFIIIEAGHTGKALAIAFFAPILGAVIMSFRGKRLAGASLLALFLALEIRSNHLQMTYYLMIGILVIVIAELVEAIHQKRIVDFVKSGVTLLAGVIIGVGVNFGTLWVNYEYANETIRGKSDLVQAAATTKASKGLDKEYAYQWSQGVGESITFLIPDAYGGANGIPFTPKSKVYAELIKNNVPPQDATQIAAQIGGAARYWGDKPFTSGPYYFGAIVVFLFILGLSLVKGGLKWGIAIATLLSILLSWGKNFQWFSDIFFDYFPLYSKFRAVESILVIAGIMIPLLAMILLNQIFEGKIAKEKILKNLKYTVYGVGGILLIFTALPGLFLSAQSPNDANLLAQLQAMGGKDVGNSLMAAVEADRLNIARIDAFRSLVFVLIAAGIIWAFVTEKIKAQYAALALVLALVIDMWGIDKRYLKDENFTEKRMLSQATQPREVDLQIKQDPDPYYRVYDMIGNAFANPATSRFHKSIGGYHAAKLKRYQNLIDSQLVKGNPWAFNMLNTKYIIMPDSAKGARVVHNDQALGNAWFVSGVKFANNANEELAALDHVNPKTSAIIGEDFRKDVDITKMDFDTTATIKLVSYHPEKLVYESNSSTNQLAVFSDIYYAKGWDAFVDGKPHKYFRVDFLLRGMQLEPGKHTIEFRFEPKSYYTGEKISLAFSILLVAGLAGAIFVNLRKKKNETPEKVEA, translated from the coding sequence ATGACCCAGTGGTTTAAGAAAAATTGGCCTAATCTATTGGCCCTCTTGCTGTTTGTTGTAATTTGTTTCATTTATTTCAGCCCGGTTGTTCAAGGCAAAAAGCTCATACAGGGCGACGTTATGAACGCAGGCTCTGTTCAACAGGAAATAATGGATTACAAAAAGGATGGAAAAGGCCCACTTTGGACCAACTCTATGTTTGGAGGTATGCCATCTTATCAAATATGGACACAATATCCGGCCAATATAGCTTCTCACGTTATTGATATCTGGAATAAAGTATTCCCGAATCCAATCAACTTTGTATTGTTGTATTTATTCGGAGGTTTCTTTTTATTCAGAATGCTTCGCTTTAAACCTTGGTTGAGTTTTTTAGGAGCAATTGCCATTGGTTTTGCATCCTATAACTTTATTATCATTGAGGCAGGACATACAGGTAAAGCATTAGCTATTGCCTTTTTTGCCCCTATTTTAGGTGCTGTGATAATGTCCTTCCGAGGCAAACGCCTGGCAGGAGCCTCATTATTAGCCTTATTTTTAGCCTTGGAAATTCGCTCAAATCACTTACAAATGACTTATTATTTAATGATAGGTATTTTAGTGATTGTTATAGCAGAATTAGTAGAAGCTATCCACCAAAAACGCATCGTTGACTTTGTAAAATCTGGAGTTACCCTATTAGCAGGTGTTATAATTGGTGTTGGTGTAAACTTCGGCACACTTTGGGTTAACTATGAATATGCTAATGAGACTATTCGTGGCAAATCTGATCTTGTGCAGGCAGCAGCTACTACAAAAGCTTCTAAAGGGCTTGATAAAGAATATGCTTATCAATGGAGTCAGGGAGTTGGAGAATCAATTACATTTCTTATTCCCGATGCATATGGTGGAGCTAACGGAATTCCATTTACTCCTAAATCTAAAGTATACGCTGAACTTATTAAAAACAACGTTCCACCTCAGGATGCTACTCAAATAGCAGCCCAAATTGGAGGAGCTGCACGCTATTGGGGCGACAAACCGTTTACATCGGGCCCATATTACTTCGGGGCTATTGTTGTCTTTTTATTTATCCTGGGTTTAAGCTTAGTAAAAGGTGGCTTAAAATGGGGTATTGCTATTGCAACCTTATTAAGCATCCTATTATCATGGGGCAAAAACTTCCAGTGGTTCTCAGATATTTTCTTTGACTATTTCCCTCTTTATAGCAAATTCCGCGCTGTTGAATCAATATTGGTTATTGCAGGAATTATGATTCCTCTTTTAGCAATGATCCTTCTTAACCAAATTTTTGAAGGCAAAATTGCTAAAGAAAAGATATTAAAAAACCTTAAATATACTGTTTATGGTGTTGGAGGAATTTTATTAATCTTTACTGCACTGCCGGGCTTATTCTTATCGGCTCAATCGCCTAACGATGCTAATTTGTTAGCTCAGTTGCAAGCTATGGGCGGCAAGGATGTTGGTAATTCACTAATGGCAGCGGTTGAGGCAGATCGTTTAAATATTGCTCGTATTGACGCATTCCGTTCGTTAGTATTCGTTCTTATTGCTGCTGGTATAATTTGGGCATTTGTTACAGAAAAGATCAAAGCTCAGTATGCTGCTTTAGCATTAGTTTTAGCATTAGTAATTGACATGTGGGGTATTGATAAACGTTACCTGAAAGATGAAAATTTTACAGAGAAACGTATGCTATCTCAAGCAACTCAACCTCGTGAAGTAGACCTTCAGATTAAACAAGATCCAGATCCATACTATCGTGTTTATGATATGATAGGCAATGCTTTTGCGAACCCTGCAACTTCAAGATTTCACAAAAGTATTGGAGGTTACCATGCAGCTAAATTGAAACGTTATCAAAACTTGATCGATAGTCAATTGGTTAAAGGTAATCCTTGGGCATTTAACATGCTTAACACTAAATACATTATAATGCCTGATAGTGCAAAAGGAGCCCGAGTAGTCCATAATGACCAAGCTTTGGGTAATGCATGGTTTGTAAGCGGTGTTAAATTTGCAAACAATGCAAACGAAGAGTTAGCTGCTTTAGATCATGTTAATCCCAAAACGTCTGCTATCATTGGTGAAGATTTCCGCAAGGATGTAGATATTACCAAAATGGATTTTGACACTACTGCTACTATTAAATTGGTTAGCTATCATCCTGAAAAATTAGTGTATGAATCTAATTCATCAACTAACCAACTAGCAGTATTCTCAGATATTTACTATGCAAAAGGATGGGATGCATTTGTTGATGGAAAACCACATAAGTATTTCCGTGTAGATTTCTTATTACGTGGGATGCAATTAGAACCAGGTAAGCATACAATTGAATTCAGATTTGAGCCTAAATCTTATTATACAGGAGAGAAAATCTCTTTAGCTTTTTCAATCTTGTTAGTTGCAGGTTTAGCAGGAGCTATATTTGTTAACCTTAGAAAAAAGAAAAACGAAACTCCCGAGAAAGTTGAAGCTTAA
- a CDS encoding glycosyltransferase family 4 protein, whose protein sequence is MKILHINSYDGSGGAARAALRLNEALKIQGIQSELIVNYKYGNDPEIKTFSDSKLSKLYSLFLIGLEQVLTKLQIKNIKVPFSIPFIGKSIEHHPAVQNADILHLHWTNQGFLTVSSLKKLLASGKPVVWTFHDSYAFTGGCHVRYTCENYKQECGNCPVVKNAHANDVSHRFWKKKQEVYSQYRFSIVTPSNWLGRAVKSSSLLSDFSLNVIPNAINAELFRPLDKKEARKLLGLPEDKFIMLSGFMPSKVDKHKGTSYLAEAIEILADQIDHEKIELVIFGNKTGAELIDFKLKASYLGTISNDELLTVVYSAADVFLTTTLEDNLPNTVMESLSCGTPVVSFITGGVPDMVKHRENGYLAIYKSAEDFAKGITWVMDHENKSTLNHQARETVLANFSLEVVAKKHIELYRTLI, encoded by the coding sequence ATGAAAATACTACATATTAATAGTTATGATGGAAGTGGTGGTGCTGCGCGAGCTGCATTGCGGCTAAATGAGGCATTAAAAATACAAGGAATACAAAGTGAGTTAATCGTTAACTATAAGTATGGCAATGATCCGGAAATCAAAACCTTTTCGGATAGCAAACTTTCGAAGCTTTACTCCTTATTTCTTATCGGATTAGAACAGGTTCTTACCAAACTTCAGATCAAGAACATTAAAGTGCCTTTTTCCATTCCATTTATAGGTAAAAGTATTGAGCACCATCCTGCTGTTCAAAATGCGGATATTCTTCATTTACATTGGACTAATCAAGGTTTTTTGACTGTCTCATCATTGAAAAAACTCTTAGCATCAGGTAAACCGGTAGTGTGGACATTTCATGATAGTTATGCTTTTACCGGAGGATGTCATGTTCGTTATACGTGCGAAAATTATAAACAGGAGTGTGGCAATTGTCCGGTTGTAAAAAATGCCCATGCTAATGATGTATCACACCGCTTTTGGAAGAAGAAGCAAGAAGTGTATTCACAATATCGGTTTTCAATAGTAACTCCAAGCAACTGGCTGGGAAGGGCTGTAAAATCGAGTTCTCTGTTAAGTGACTTTTCATTAAATGTGATTCCTAATGCGATTAATGCCGAATTGTTTCGTCCCTTGGATAAAAAAGAGGCACGAAAACTATTAGGATTACCTGAAGATAAGTTTATTATGTTGAGTGGATTCATGCCTTCAAAGGTTGATAAGCATAAAGGAACTTCCTATTTGGCAGAAGCCATAGAGATTTTGGCTGATCAGATTGATCACGAAAAAATAGAGTTGGTAATTTTCGGAAATAAAACCGGTGCAGAGTTAATCGATTTTAAGCTCAAAGCATCTTATTTGGGTACAATCAGTAATGATGAGTTATTAACCGTTGTTTATTCTGCAGCCGATGTGTTTTTAACAACTACACTTGAAGATAATTTACCTAATACTGTTATGGAGAGTCTTTCTTGTGGAACACCGGTGGTTTCTTTTATTACTGGAGGTGTGCCCGATATGGTAAAGCATAGGGAGAATGGTTATTTGGCGATATATAAATCTGCAGAAGATTTTGCAAAGGGCATTACGTGGGTAATGGATCATGAAAATAAATCAACATTAAATCATCAGGCCAGGGAAACTGTACTTGCCAATTTTAGCTTGGAGGTTGTTGCCAAAAAGCATATTGAACTTTATAGAACACTCATTTAA
- a CDS encoding class I SAM-dependent methyltransferase, whose protein sequence is MEAETAENKLTDQAFWSNYWETKTDILHEIDINYVFSPIFGRVCEAKPVKSAIELGGFPGYFSLFLTKYLKKKTTLLDFFIHSGIINNLEKFNNIPENSIRFIQGDLFDEGEREKFDLVFSCGLIEHFQDTKDIIKRHVDFMDQNGVLLLTLPNFTGVNGWFQRKFDRNNYDKHNINSMNPELLKSIYEELGLEVKEYGYYGKFSIWLENKKEQSAIVKFLFKLCWLSGKVFTKIIPVESRLLSPYIFIWGSKK, encoded by the coding sequence ATGGAAGCAGAAACCGCAGAAAATAAGCTAACCGACCAAGCGTTCTGGTCTAACTATTGGGAGACTAAAACAGATATTTTACACGAAATAGATATCAATTACGTATTCTCTCCAATCTTCGGGAGAGTTTGCGAAGCCAAACCTGTTAAATCAGCAATAGAACTGGGTGGTTTTCCCGGCTATTTTTCTTTGTTTCTTACCAAATACCTGAAAAAGAAAACAACATTGCTTGATTTCTTTATTCATTCAGGTATTATTAATAACCTTGAAAAGTTTAACAATATCCCAGAGAATAGCATTCGTTTTATCCAGGGTGATTTATTTGATGAAGGAGAAAGAGAAAAGTTTGACTTAGTTTTTTCCTGTGGATTGATCGAACATTTTCAGGATACAAAAGACATTATCAAGCGTCATGTAGACTTTATGGACCAAAACGGAGTTCTTCTCCTAACCTTACCCAACTTTACCGGTGTAAATGGATGGTTTCAACGAAAATTCGACCGTAATAATTACGACAAGCATAATATCAATTCTATGAATCCTGAGCTTTTGAAAAGTATCTATGAAGAGCTCGGATTAGAAGTGAAAGAGTATGGATATTATGGTAAATTCTCTATCTGGCTTGAAAACAAAAAAGAACAATCGGCAATTGTGAAATTTTTATTTAAACTTTGCTGGCTCTCCGGAAAGGTGTTTACTAAGATTATTCCGGTAGAAAGTAGACTATTATCTCCTTACATTTTTATCTGGGGTAGTAAGAAGTAA
- a CDS encoding DUF4834 family protein: MGTILKFILELILIFWLLRMLLRLAAPFIFRKVVNKASQQAENFYRQQQQQYAATNNKREGEMYVDQTPQQPAKRKPNLDNAGEFVDYEEVK, translated from the coding sequence ATGGGAACGATACTCAAATTCATACTTGAACTTATCCTGATATTTTGGTTGTTAAGAATGCTATTGAGGTTGGCTGCTCCGTTTATTTTCCGTAAGGTTGTTAATAAAGCAAGTCAACAAGCAGAAAATTTCTATCGTCAACAGCAGCAACAATATGCTGCTACTAATAACAAAAGAGAAGGCGAAATGTATGTGGACCAAACACCTCAACAACCAGCCAAACGCAAACCTAATTTAGATAATGCTGGGGAGTTTGTTGATTACGAAGAAGTGAAATAA
- a CDS encoding L,D-transpeptidase family protein yields the protein MKLWATFIWGSLFCFTLTGKSLSVGHSLLLRDSLFTSIDSSVVIKQLELDSSLTSLSSAILTFYRKRHFDYVWFTPKGLNEPARSFKNMLQKYNQAGIMQYGILWPSVKEGIRKFENGTVDTNKLDSSRLALELQLTGNFCQFIHSNFLANKSIAEEWYMPSDTLSIDSAVKRVYSQEYSLDSILFSKQIIQLTNQLRKYEKLRQNHSWSVITLPGKAYKVGDKNSVLKAIKQRIAVLTDSTYTDTSSVFTPQLKSMVLRMQKNAGIAYDGIIGREFMELINISPVDRIMQILVNIQRLKWMPDINYNENVIVNIPEFAMHVFQAGELCWSSAVVVGKPSTSTAVFSGNMKYIVFSPYWNVPPSIIKKEVIPSVKKNGNYIYKERLEFSQNGKPVPAVAIDWSKYPENPFPYSIRQKPGRNNSLGLIKFLFPNEYDIYLHDTPAKGLFNSASRSFSHGCIRISEPQKFAEHLLRNDPAWTKEKIASLMKSGKETWVTLIPQIPVSINYFTAWVDKNGELNFRNDIYGLDRELGKLYYK from the coding sequence ATGAAACTGTGGGCAACATTCATTTGGGGTTCTCTATTTTGTTTCACCCTTACCGGTAAATCGTTATCAGTAGGGCATTCTCTACTTTTGCGCGACTCCCTTTTTACATCAATCGACAGTAGCGTTGTTATAAAACAATTAGAGTTAGACTCCTCCTTAACATCTCTTTCTTCAGCTATTCTTACTTTTTATCGTAAACGACACTTTGATTATGTATGGTTTACCCCTAAAGGCCTGAATGAGCCGGCCAGAAGTTTCAAGAATATGCTCCAGAAGTATAATCAGGCAGGCATTATGCAGTATGGAATCTTGTGGCCCTCAGTAAAAGAAGGAATAAGAAAATTTGAAAATGGTACGGTTGATACCAATAAATTAGATAGTTCACGTTTAGCCCTTGAATTGCAATTAACGGGCAATTTTTGTCAGTTTATCCATAGTAATTTTTTAGCGAATAAGTCCATTGCTGAAGAATGGTATATGCCATCGGACACGCTATCAATTGATTCTGCTGTAAAAAGAGTTTACAGTCAAGAATACAGCTTGGATAGTATACTTTTTTCAAAGCAAATCATACAACTAACTAATCAACTTCGCAAATATGAAAAGTTAAGGCAAAATCACTCATGGTCTGTTATTACCCTGCCTGGTAAAGCTTATAAAGTTGGAGATAAAAATAGTGTTTTAAAAGCTATTAAACAGCGCATTGCTGTGTTAACTGATTCAACTTACACGGATACATCTTCTGTTTTTACTCCTCAATTAAAAAGCATGGTTTTGCGAATGCAGAAAAATGCAGGAATAGCCTATGATGGAATAATTGGCAGAGAATTTATGGAGCTAATTAATATCTCTCCAGTCGACCGTATTATGCAAATCCTGGTAAACATTCAGCGATTAAAGTGGATGCCTGATATTAATTACAATGAGAATGTGATCGTAAATATTCCTGAGTTTGCCATGCATGTTTTTCAAGCGGGAGAGCTTTGCTGGAGCAGTGCGGTAGTTGTTGGTAAGCCCAGTACTTCTACGGCAGTTTTCTCAGGGAATATGAAATATATTGTTTTTAGTCCATATTGGAATGTTCCTCCATCCATAATTAAAAAAGAGGTAATTCCGAGTGTAAAGAAAAATGGTAATTACATTTATAAAGAACGACTTGAGTTTTCACAAAATGGAAAGCCTGTTCCTGCTGTTGCAATTGATTGGAGTAAATATCCTGAAAACCCATTTCCATACAGTATTCGACAGAAGCCAGGCAGAAACAACTCATTAGGGTTGATTAAGTTTTTATTCCCCAATGAGTATGATATTTACCTTCATGATACACCTGCTAAAGGATTATTTAATTCGGCATCACGTTCTTTTAGTCACGGATGTATCCGAATATCCGAGCCACAGAAATTTGCAGAACATTTGTTAAGAAATGACCCGGCATGGACAAAAGAGAAAATTGCTTCATTGATGAAAAGTGGTAAGGAAACTTGGGTTACTTTAATACCGCAGATTCCGGTTTCTATAAACTATTTTACCGCCTGGGTGGATAAAAATGGAGAACTTAATTTTAGAAACGATATTTATGGTTTAGATAGAGAACTGGGCAAGCTTTACTATAAGTAA
- a CDS encoding glycosyltransferase family 2 protein, with the protein MQGGYRNKQDLNYEAKPVLSVITIVYNGSGFIERTIKSVVNQSYKNIEYIIIDGASKDNTLEIVKRYEENIALWISEKDKGIYDAMNKGLQLAKGDYVIFMNAGDQFHNETTVKRIFTTNANADIYYGDTLIVDDEGRSLGPRRLRPPEKLTWKSFRMGMLVCHQSFIVKRTLAPLYDLNYKIAADIDWCIKCMKQAKTLENVHFYIANYLSGGASWQNQKKALNERFNIMKKHYGIVSVISSHMAIVARFAVQKIQGGKMTN; encoded by the coding sequence ATGCAGGGCGGATACAGAAATAAGCAAGATTTAAATTATGAGGCCAAGCCGGTTTTAAGCGTTATCACGATTGTTTATAACGGATCGGGTTTTATTGAACGAACCATAAAGAGTGTTGTTAATCAATCTTATAAAAATATTGAATATATAATTATCGATGGGGCTTCAAAAGACAATACACTTGAAATTGTGAAGCGTTACGAGGAAAATATAGCTCTTTGGATCTCTGAAAAAGATAAAGGCATATATGATGCAATGAATAAAGGATTGCAATTAGCAAAAGGTGATTATGTAATCTTTATGAATGCTGGAGATCAATTTCATAATGAGACAACAGTTAAACGTATTTTTACCACTAATGCTAATGCTGATATTTATTATGGTGATACATTGATTGTGGATGATGAAGGGAGAAGTTTGGGTCCCAGACGTTTACGTCCACCTGAAAAACTTACATGGAAAAGCTTTCGAATGGGAATGCTTGTATGTCATCAATCGTTTATTGTAAAACGAACGCTTGCTCCTTTATATGATCTCAATTATAAAATCGCAGCAGATATCGACTGGTGTATAAAATGTATGAAGCAAGCAAAAACACTTGAGAATGTACATTTCTATATTGCTAATTACCTATCGGGCGGTGCCTCATGGCAGAACCAAAAGAAAGCATTAAATGAGCGCTTCAATATTATGAAGAAGCACTACGGAATAGTTTCGGTGATTTCATCGCACATGGCTATTGTAGCCAGATTTGCTGTTCAGAAAATTCAAGGCGGAAAAATGACAAATTAA
- a CDS encoding GNAT family N-acetyltransferase, which translates to MIIHRLAKPTDVDLYFKWANEDQARKNSYSQKKIDYQTHVNWFNASLKDENSLMLVFEYETGMAIGQIRFERHNSDTIIRISIDKDFRGRLLAKQMIMDACEYFFSLFPGDLVRAYIRKENMASVRAFEHSGFTFEKETTVNDIPSFVYTITNTKS; encoded by the coding sequence ATGATTATTCACCGCTTAGCGAAACCAACAGACGTTGATTTATATTTTAAATGGGCTAATGAAGATCAAGCTCGTAAAAACTCATATAGCCAGAAAAAAATTGACTATCAAACTCATGTAAACTGGTTTAATGCGAGTTTAAAAGATGAAAACTCACTTATGTTGGTGTTTGAATATGAAACAGGAATGGCTATTGGTCAAATAAGGTTCGAGCGTCATAATAGTGACACTATTATTCGTATTTCGATTGACAAGGATTTCCGCGGGAGGTTATTGGCCAAACAAATGATTATGGATGCGTGTGAGTACTTTTTCAGCTTGTTTCCGGGAGATCTTGTACGTGCCTATATTCGTAAAGAAAATATGGCTTCTGTTCGTGCATTTGAGCATTCGGGCTTTACCTTCGAAAAAGAAACTACTGTTAATGACATCCCAAGTTTTGTTTATACCATTACTAATACTAAATCATAA
- a CDS encoding exodeoxyribonuclease X C-terminal domain-containing protein has protein sequence MKFYDLESEFKFGKYEGKTLQDVVKIDPEYINTCSINEKDFFIAGPVIEDLKKLNPELDLSAIALQNLADKHSAWKQEMDIDEDDEEGTYDYFDEQAWKDEFGLPEDDDADDILSLEAASLEAEVKGEFPGTKQPHTPKSAENVDDDLLEDDDALEDFPFERLDSEEDDWDGNYDEEDEWN, from the coding sequence ATGAAGTTTTACGATCTGGAATCGGAATTTAAATTTGGCAAGTACGAAGGAAAAACGTTACAAGACGTTGTTAAAATCGATCCGGAATATATTAATACCTGCTCTATCAATGAGAAAGATTTTTTCATAGCAGGACCGGTGATTGAAGATTTAAAGAAATTAAACCCCGAATTGGATCTTTCTGCAATTGCACTTCAAAACCTTGCTGATAAGCATTCTGCATGGAAACAAGAAATGGATATTGACGAAGACGACGAAGAAGGAACTTATGATTATTTCGATGAACAAGCTTGGAAAGATGAATTTGGTTTGCCAGAAGACGATGATGCAGACGATATTTTAAGTCTTGAGGCTGCAAGTCTTGAAGCCGAAGTTAAAGGCGAATTTCCAGGAACGAAACAACCTCATACACCTAAGTCGGCTGAAAACGTTGATGACGACTTGCTTGAAGACGACGATGCGCTAGAAGATTTTCCATTTGAGAGATTAGACTCGGAAGAAGATGATTGGGATGGAAATTATGATGAAGAAGACGAATGGAATTAA